In Flavobacterium piscisymbiosum, the sequence ACGGAGTTATTCTGATATCCGAATTTCATCATAATTTAAAAGCCAAGTTCACACTCGAAGAATCGATATTTATGGGTGTAAAAGCCAGAACAAGAGCCGTGGTCATGACCGCACTTATGGCATCTATAGGTTTAATGCCTGCAGCAATTTCAACTGGAATTGGTTCTGAGTCACAAAAACCATTGGCAATTGTTATTATCGGAGGATTAATTACTGCAACTGTTTTAACACTTTTGGTTTTCCCTATTATATTTTGGGTGTTCAACCGCAAAAAACATATTCCAATCGAATAAAGAAATTGAAGATTGATTAATTGGTTAAATTAATTTGATTAGGTTTGAAAGAAAAAAGCATCATTATTTTTAATGGTGCTTTTTTTATTTTTACTAAATATTACTTCATTATCTTGCGTCTTATTTTTATTACATATAAAACCTTATGAAGTATATTTATTTTTTAGTGAGCGTTTTCTTCATTTCGCTACTTGCCTCGGTCATCAACCCAAAAGAAGGTTTTACTTGCTTTCTCGAAGTAATTCCTGCCATTATCGGATTTTTGATTTTAGCATTCACTTTCAAAAAATTTAGGTTTACCAATTTTACCTATACTTTAATTTTAATTCATTGCATCATTCTGTTCATTGGCGGACATTATACGTACGCCGAAGTTCCGTTTTTTGACTACATCAAAGAAGTTTTTCATCAAAGCAGAAACAATTATGATAAAGTAGGTCATTTTGCGCAAGGTTTGGTTCCGGCAATGATCATAAGAGAACTATTTATTCGCAAAAAAGTAATTGCCAATCAAAGTTTCTTCAATTTTATTATAGTTTCCATTTGTCTGGCTATTAGCGCAGCATATGAATTTATCGAATGGTTTGTTTCGATAGCAACCGGAGATGGCGGCGATGCATTTTTAGGAACACAAGGATATGTTTGGGATACACAATCGGATATGCTATTTGCTACGATTGGTGCAATTGTGGGATTGATTCTATTTTCGAAAA encodes:
- a CDS encoding DUF2238 domain-containing protein; amino-acid sequence: MKYIYFLVSVFFISLLASVINPKEGFTCFLEVIPAIIGFLILAFTFKKFRFTNFTYTLILIHCIILFIGGHYTYAEVPFFDYIKEVFHQSRNNYDKVGHFAQGLVPAMIIRELFIRKKVIANQSFFNFIIVSICLAISAAYEFIEWFVSIATGDGGDAFLGTQGYVWDTQSDMLFATIGAIVGLILFSKIQDNQIQKTDF